Proteins co-encoded in one Papaver somniferum cultivar HN1 chromosome 5, ASM357369v1, whole genome shotgun sequence genomic window:
- the LOC113279133 gene encoding paramyosin-like: MEPQVVEVGSDMHCSWLDWWNSLAFACASFHEDIALVEKRLSAQEIIRKKYHVDFEADCASLVKVTAERNVLPSETVYQALSSENASLRINVDDLRRDRDNLVEDLDASKVDLAEAQHSLEESLSHAEGLQEKLVGANAKINCLEVEKRLSAQEIIRKKYHVDFEAACASLVKVTAERNVLPSENASLRINVDDLRRDRDNLVEDLDASKVDLAEAQHSLEESLSHAEGLQEQLVGANAKINLLEGQISQLEISGQFDATVKFKAEAFQQANDQLSAQIRELRQESASDLAAQVSQMEAQFKRSVIDYINNAFAEAELQAKVEKRLSAQEIIRKKYHVDFEAACASLVKVTAERNVLPSENASLRINVDDLRRDRDNLVEDLDASKVDLAEAQHSLEESLSHAEGLQEKLVGANAKINCLEGKISQLEISGQFDATVKFKAEAFQQANDQLSAQIRELRQESASDLAAQVSQMEAQFKRSVIDYINNAFAEAELQAKVEKRLSAQEIIRKKYHVDFEAACASLVKVTAERNVLPSENASLRINVDDLRRDRDNLVEDLDASKVDLAEAQHSLEESLSHAEGLQEQLVGANAKINLLEGQISQLEISGQFDATVKFKAEAFQQANDQLSAQIRELRQESASDLAAQVSQMEAQFKRSVIDYINNAFAEAELQAKVEKRLSAQEIIRKKYHVDFEAACASLVKVTAERNVLPSENASLRINVDDLRRDRDNLVEDLDASKVDLAEAQHSLEESLSHAEGLQEQLVGANAKINRLEGQISQLEISR, from the exons ATGGAGCCGCAGGTGGTTGAAGTTGGCAGTGATATGCATTGCAGCTGGTTAGACTGGTGGAATTCTTTAGCATTTGCTTGTGCTTCTTTTCAT gaggatattgccttagtcgaGAAGCGTCTCTCTGCCCAagaaattattcgcaagaaatatcatGTCGATTTTGAAGCTGATTGTGCTTCTTTAGTTAAGGTTACTGCGGAGCGTAATGTTTTACCTTCTGAG ACTGTgtaccaagctttatcctctgagaatgcttcactCCGGATAaatgttgatgatcttcggagGGATAGGGATAACCTTGTGGAAGACCTTGATGCGTCTAAGGTAGaccttgctgaggctcaacatagtttagaagagtcccttagtCATGCTGAAG GCCTCCAAGAGAAGTTGGTGGGTGCTAACGCCAAGATTAACTGCCTTGAGG tcgaGAAGCGTCTCTCTGCCCAagaaattattcgcaagaaatatcatGTCGATTTTGAAGCTGCTTGTGCTTCTTTAGTTAAGGTTACTGCGGAGCGTAATGTTTTACCTTCTGAG aatgcttcactCCGGATAaatgttgatgatcttcggagGGATAGGGATAACCTTGTGGAAGACCTTGATGCGTCTAAGGTAGaccttgctgaggctcaacatagtttagaagagtcccttagtCATGCTGAAG GCCTCCAAGAGCAGTTGGTGGGTGCTAACGCCAAGATTAACCTCCTTGAGGGCCAGATATCTCAGCTGGAAATATCTGGCCAGTTTGATGCTACTGTTAAGTTTAAAGCTGAGGCGtttcagcaagctaatgatcagcttagcGCTCAGATTAGGGAGCTTCGTCAGGAATCGGCTTCGGACCTAGCGGCGCAAGTTTCCCAAATGGAGGCGCAGTTCAAGCGTTCTGTCATTGACTATATTAACAATGCttttgcggaggctgagctccaagctAAGG tcgaGAAGCGTCTCTCTGCCCAagaaattattcgcaagaaatatcatGTCGATTTTGAAGCTGCTTGTGCTTCTTTAGTTAAGGTTACTGCGGAGCGTAATGTTTTACCTTCTGAG aatgcttcactCCGGATAaatgttgatgatcttcggagGGATAGGGATAACCTTGTGGAAGACCTTGATGCGTCTAAGGTAGaccttgctgaggctcaacatagtttagaagagtcccttagtCATGCTGAAG GCCTCCAAGAGAAGTTGGTGGGTGCTAACGCCAAGATTAACTGCCTTGAGGGCAAGATATCTCAGCTGGAAATATCTGGCCAGTTTGATGCTACTGTTAAGTTTAAAGCTGAGGCGtttcagcaagctaatgatcagcttagcGCTCAGATTAGGGAGCTTCGTCAGGAATCGGCTTCGGACCTAGCGGCGCAAGTTTCCCAAATGGAGGCGCAGTTCAAGCGTTCTGTCATTGACTATATTAACAATGCttttgcggaggctgagctccaagctAAGG tcgaGAAGCGTCTCTCTGCCCAagaaattattcgcaagaaatatcatGTCGATTTTGAAGCTGCTTGTGCTTCTTTAGTTAAGGTTACTGCGGAGCGTAATGTTTTACCTTCTGAG aatgcttcactCCGGATAaatgttgatgatcttcggagGGATAGGGATAACCTTGTGGAAGACCTTGATGCGTCTAAGGTAGaccttgctgaggctcaacatagtttagaagagtcccttagtCATGCTGAAG GCCTCCAAGAGCAGTTGGTGGGTGCTAACGCCAAGATTAACCTCCTTGAGGGCCAGATATCTCAGCTGGAAATATCTGGCCAGTTTGATGCTACTGTTAAGTTTAAAGCTGAGGCGtttcagcaagctaatgatcagcttagcGCTCAGATTAGGGAGCTTCGTCAGGAATCGGCTTCGGACCTAGCGGCGCAAGTTTCCCAAATGGAGGCGCAGTTCAAGCGTTCTGTCATTGACTATATTAACAATGCttttgcggaggctgagctccaagctAAGG tcgaGAAGCGTCTCTCTGCCCAagaaattattcgcaagaaatatcatGTCGATTTTGAAGCTGCTTGTGCTTCTTTAGTTAAGGTTACTGCGGAGCGTAATGTTTTACCTTCTGAG aatgcttcactCCGGATAaatgttgatgatcttcggagGGATAGGGATAACCTTGTGGAAGACCTTGATGCGTCTAAGGTAGaccttgctgaggctcaacatagtttagaagagtcccttagtCATGCTGAAG GCCTCCAAGAGCAGTTGGTGGGTGCTAACGCCAAGATTAACCGCCTTGAGGGCCAGATATCTCAGCTGGAAATATCTCGCTAG